In the genome of Desulfovibrio sp. JC022, the window GCCCGCTCCACTATTCCACTGGGTAACAATTCCGTCAGGGGTAACCCCGATTATCTGCGAGGGCATGGAATCAATAACGTTTGAAAGATAATTGCGCAGTTTCTCCACTTCCTGCTCCGCCTGTGTGCGTATTGCAATTTCCTGTTCTAGCTTGGAAGTCCGTCTGTTGACCACTCCCCTCAATTTGGTACTGAAAAAAAGCAATCCCACCAGAGCCGCGATCCCGGAAAACAATGCCACGCCGATAATGTAGGTATCGAAAAGTTCTTTATGCAGGGGAGCCCGGATTGAAATAACCGCCCTGATAATTCCGAGTTCCTCATCATATCCCCCGGCACCCTCATATCTTTTTCGCAACTGGGACGGAGCATCTTCACGCTTGCCGTGGCAGACAAGGCAGCCCTTGTTATTTTCAAGAAAAGGTATGGAAACGTATAGATACTGGGTTCCATTGATGCTGACAATATCCCGGTATTTTTTCATTTCCCGATTTTCGTTAAACATCTTAATCAAATCGCGTTCAAGGAAATCAGCCTTATTCACTTCATTACGGGGATTATTGGCCGCCATCTTGTAATAGACTTCATCATCCCCGGCAGCACTTTTTTCCTGATTATAAAATCCGTGCATATTCCTGATGATGAAAGACGAGGAAAAAAGTTCAGGAGCGTAAAAATCTTTTTCTACCTGATTATCATCTTTATATTTGTACAAAGCAGGATGCATGATCTTCTGCACATAGTGATGCATTCCCTTATGAACTAGCAGGATTTCTTTGATCTTATCCTCAGCCTGACTGACTACGTATTGCCGGGCCACATAGAAAAGGATGACCCATACGGTCAATGTTATCAGCAAAAAAAGAACCGCGACCTTCAAGAATCTCTTTTTGCCGGAAGCAGCAAGTTTTGAATCTTGCGATGATTTCATGCGGCAGCCACCTTAATTTAGAATACGAGCACAGCGCAATATGGAAAAACCCCAGTAATATCACATTAGCTGAAATTTCTTATTAATGTCCAGCGGAAGTAAAGATATCCTGCTCCTGGTTTTATAATTTTTCCCGCACTATTTACATTTAAAAAAAGGAGCCTATACTCAATGAAGTGCCGCCTATCCCGTTTTCCGGGCGGTATTATCAGGAGGTTACATGAAATTAAAACGCTACATTGGATTACTGACTCTCATCACTGTACTCATCCTGCCCGTTTATGCTCAGGCAGACGGCCTGCCCTCTTTTGTCGATCTGGCTAAAAAGTGTGGCCCAGCTGTGGTTAACATCAATACTGTGAAAATGGTCGAAGTGGGCAACCCCATGGAAGACTTTTTCAAATTCCACGGAAAGGGCGGAAACAACCCCTTCGAGGATTTTTTCAAGCAGTTTAATAATCGCGGCAGGGGAAATGGCAAGCAACCCAAACAGAAACGTAAAACCGGTTCACTGGGTTCCGGATTCATCATCTCCAAAGACGGTTACGTGGTCACCAACAACCATGTGGTCGCTTCTGCGGATGAAATCACGATAAAGCTTCAAAATGACGGGCACGAATATCCGGCTAAAATCATCGGCCGCGACAAGGAGACCGACCTTGCGCTCTTGAAAATAGAAGTAAAAAAAGACCTGCCCTTCCTTGAATTCGCCAACTCCGAAAATGCTGAAGTAGGCGAATGGGTACTGGCTATCGGTAATCCCTTCGGTCTGGGACACACCGTGACCAAAGGAATTATCAGTGCCAAGGGCCGCATCATCGGCGCAGGCCCCTTTGATAATTTCATTCAGACCGATGCCAGCATCAACCCCGGTAACTCCGGCGGACCGCTTATCGATCTGAAAGGACGGGTCATCGGCATCAACACTGCCATCATCGCCAGCGGTCAGGGAATCGGCTTTGCCATCCCCAGCAACATGGCTGAGAACGTCATCTCCCAGCTCAAGACCGACCATAAGGTCAGCCGCGGCTGGCTTGGCGTCACCATTCAGGATGCTGATGCAAAAACCGCCAAAGCTCTCGGACTTAAGAGCGAAAAAGGCGCGCTGGTTAATTCCGTCAATCCCGGAGACCCCGCTGAGAAGGGCGGCATGAAGGTCGGTGACGTCATTCTCAAAGTTGACGGCGAAAAAATCGACGACACCAACGATCTGCTGCGCACCGTGGCAGCACTGCCCCCGGGCAAAACCGTAAGCATCAAAGTATGGCGCAAGGGACGTGAAAAGAACCTGCGTATAGTGCTTGGCGAACGTAACGGTAAGGGTGTTGTGGCTGAAGCGGAAAAGATATCTCCCAAAGCAGCGGAGGAAAACCTTGATGACCTCGGACTTGTTGTCCGCAGAGTCAACCGCAAAGCTGAAGCCCAGTCCCTCGGTCTTGACAGGCCAGAAGGTCTGCTGGTTATCGAAGTAATGCAGAGCACTCCTGCCGAAGACGCCGCCATCGCAGTAGGTGATGTGATTCTGGAAGCAAACCAGCACAAGGTTAATTCCATCAAAGATCTCCAGAAGATTATCAACACCGAAGGCAAAAAGCGCGGGCTGGTTATGCTGCTCCTGAAACGTCAGGGCCATAACATATTCCGTACTATTGAATTGAAAGACAAATAGCTCCGGCTGTTGTTGACCCTCAAAAAAATTGCCCGTCCTGAGACAGCTCAGGACGGGCTTCCTAATTCAAGCTCTTTACGTTATTAGACTGCCCATGACGAAAACAATTCTCACCGCACCGGCCAAAGTCAATCTTTACCTGAAAATTGTAGGCAAAAGGGAAGACGGCTATCACGAACTGGATACCCTTTTCCATCCTTTCCCTGCTTTATCCGATACCCTTGAGGTTACGGAAACCGGGGAAGGCTGCACCATTCATTGCGCTGATTTCGACCTTCCGGCGGAAGACAATCTTATCTACAAGGCTTGGGATAAATACGCTCAGGCTACCGGATTCCGTCCCGGCCTGCATATAGAATTGACCAAACGTACTCCCACCGGGGCCGGACTTGGCGGAGGCAGCTCCGATGCGGCCTCCATGCTCCGTTTTTTAAATACCCACCCGGACAGTCCGGGCCTCGAACACGACAAGCTGAACGCTTTGGCTGCGGGGCTTGGCGCGGATGTTCCCTTCTTTCTGCTGGACGGTCCGGCATGGGCAAAAGGAATTGGTGAAATTTTATCGCCCGCAGAGGTTGACCTTTCCGGCCTGACCGCGTTATTAGCCTGCCCGGATGTGCACGTGAATACCGTCTGGGCATACAAGGCATGGTCAACCCGTGACCAATCCACTTATTTGAAAAAAAGTGACGCCTTTAACTTGACAACGTCAGCCAGCGGTAATAATAGAACGGCCTCCCAAACGAGGGTAACTTTGTTCAATGACTTTGAAGAGGTTGTCCTTCCCGAGTTTCCCAAAATCAGGGAGACAAAGGAATACTTGTTGAAAAACGGAGCCTGCGGAGCAGTCATGAGCGGAAGCGGGGCCAGCGTGATCTCATTCTTTAAAAAAAGAGAGACAGCGCAAAAGGCTGCATCAGTCTTAAACTCGATGAAAGTCGACTCTGTTCTTCACACGTTTTCATAATTTTAATATAGTACATATTTCCACATAATATGTGCAGGGATGTCGCCAAGTTGGTAAGGCACGTGGTTTTGGTCCACGCATTCGCGGGTTCGAGTCCTGCCATCCCTGCCAAATTCATTTCTCTTCCCGAGAGGTCAAGTTGGAGACCGACATGAACGGTGAACTCAAGATTATCAGCGGCTCGTCAAATCTGGCGCTTTCAGAAGCAATCTGTGACCATCTCGGCAGCAAACTTACTCCCTGTCTGCGTGAAAAATTCAGCGATGGTGAAATCCGCATCGAGATTCAGGACAACGTGCGCGGCTGCGATGTATTCGTAGTCCAGTCCACCTGTGATCCGGTGAACTTTCACTTCATGGAGCTGTGCCTCATGCTGGACGCGCTTAAAAGAGCAAGTGCCCGCCGAGTAACCGCAGTTGTTCCCTACTACGGGTACGCAAGGCAGGACCGCAAGGTTTCCCCCCGTGCACCCATCAGTGCCAAACTCTGCGCCGATTGCCTGACCGTTGCCGGTATGCAGCGTCTGGTCACCATCGACCTGCACGCAGGCCAGATCCAAGGCTTCTTCAACCTCCCGGTAGACAACATTTATGCAGCCCCCGTCCTGCTGGACGAACTGCGCACCCGTGACGATGACATGGTCATGGTTTCCCCTGACGCAGGCGGAACCGAACGCGCAAGAGCATACGCCAAACGCCTCAATGCCGGACTGGCAATTGTGGACAAACGTCGCGACGCTCCCAACCAGGCCAAAGCAATGCACGTTATAGGTGAAGTAAAAGACAAAGTCTGCGTGGTCATGGATGACATGATCGACACCGCAGGCACCATGTGTCAGGCAGCCAAAGTCCTTATCGACCATGGCGCAAAAGACGTAATCGCCTGCGCAACCCACCCGGTTCTTTCCGGACCGGCTATCGACAGGCTGGCTGCAGCACCTTTTTCCGAGGTGATTGTAACCAACACCCTGCCTGTTCCCGAAGAAAAAATCGCTAAGAGCGGCGGCAAGATCAAAGTCAAATCCGTTGCCGGAATCCTCGCTAAATGCATTCACAACGTGCACACCGAGTCTTCCGTAAGCGTACTCTTCGTTTAATTACGCCTATTCCCACCCTCTGTCGGTCATTTCGAGCGGCAGCAGGTTAACCATAAGGAGAAAATAATGTCTGAAAAAGTAACCTTCAAAGCTGAAGTGCGTACCAAAACCGGTAAATCCGCAAACCGTCAGCTTCGTAACCAGGGTATGGTTCCCGTTGTCTTCTATTCACAGGACGGCGAAAACCTGATCCTTTCCGTTAACGAAATTGAATTCGTTAAAATGTACCGCAAAGTCGGAACCACCCGTCTGTTCAGCCTCGAGGTTGAAGGCAAGACTTACGATACCCTGATCTGGAAAATTCAGATGGACCCCGTTCGTCCCCGTCCCAACCACATCGACCTGCTCGGTGTTTCAGCTGATCGTCCTCTCAAGATCGACGTTCCCGTTGTTACCGAAGGCACTGCACCCGGTGTTAAGCTTGGTGGCCGTATGGCTATTTACCGCGAAAAGCTTACCGTTGCTTGTACCGCAGCAACCATTCCAGCTGAAATCGTCGTTAACATCGACAGCATGGAAGTTGGCGATACCGTATTCGTAAACGAAATCGAACTGCCTGGTGGCGCAAAAGTACAGCACGACAGCAACTTTGCACTCGTTCGCTGTGCCGCAGGCCGCGGTTCCTCCGGTGACGAAGAAGGCGAAGAATCAGCAGAAGCAGCTGAAGAATAAGCCGACAGCAATATATTCATTTTCGGGCCCCGGTTTATCCGGGGCCTTTGCCGTTTGTTAAGCAGGGATAATTATCATGGAATACAAAGCACTCATTACAGGACTGGGTAACCCCGGACCGCAATATGCCAAAACCAGACACAATATTGGTTTTATGGCTGTTGATGCTTTGGCTGAAATGGCTGCATCCCGCAAGAACATGCGTTATAAGGAAATGGATATATCCGGTGATTTCGAACTATTCAGCGTGAATATGGCCGGAAACAATGTGCTGGTGACAAAGCCTCTCACTTACATGAACCTGAGCGGTAAAGCAGTTGCGGCCATATGCGGAAAATTCTCCATCCCGGTATCGAACGTTTTCGTCATCCACGATGAACTGGACCTTCCCTGCGGAAGAATGAAGTTCAAAAAGGGTGGCGGTAACAATGGACACCGGGGTTTGGAATCAATTCAGGAGAAACTGGGATCACCTAACTTCTTCAGAATCAGGGTAGGCATAGGCCGCCCGGAATTCTCCGCACAAGTGAAAGATTACGTTCTGGAAGAATTCACCTCCCGAGAACTTGAGACTGCTCAGGAGATGACTCAAGCAGCCATCAAAGGATTGAACCTGCACTTCAGGCGGGGACAAGGAACAGCCACACAATTCATGAACAGCTTCATGCCTGATGTTCCTGAAACCGAACCATAGACTATTTTTCACAATTCAGTTATAATAATTTTTCGTAGCAATTCCCTCTATAAGAAAATAAAATCAATAAGAGGGTAAAAGAAATTGGAAGGGCCTGTAACCCGTTTTCAGCTAATCCTGAATTCCACGTAATCGCGCCATCACCAAACCGGAGTATTCCCGGAAATTCGCATTGACCCTTCCAAACATTTCTTTAGTAAGTCCAAGGAGCCATGAGTGTTTGAGCTAGAGCAGTTGGTAGTCTATCCTTCGCAGGGAGTAGGCAAAGTAGAACGTATTGAAAGTCAGGAAATCGGCGGAGCAACTGCCGAGTTTTATATTGTCCGCATTTTAAGTAACAATGTTACGCTCATGGTTCCGGTCATGAATGCTCACAACGTAGGTTTGCGCTCAGTTTGTGACAAGGACGCGGGCATGGAGATTTTCGAAAGTCTCAAGGACAGATCTGATTTTACCGGATACACCGGACAGAACTGGAACAGACGCTACCGTGAGTATTCCGAAAAGCTTAAAAGCGGAGATCTCCATGACGTAGCATATGTTCTCAAGGAGCTTTTCCTGATCGGAAGGGATAAAGAACTCTCCTTTGGTGAACGCAGACTGCTGGAACAGGCTATGGGTCTGGTTTCAATGGAACTTTCCTTCGCTCTCGGCCTTGATCAGGAAGAAATCAAGGAAGAGATAAATGCACTTTTCATTGACGTTCTGGAAAAACAGGAAGAGGAATCCTAAAAATCCTGTTCAAACGACTTGTCATAAACGATTCTTTCAGTTAATGCCCTATGAGTTGCACGTTTTGGAGTTGCGTTAGTCCCTTTCCGGAACAACCTGTTTAGCAGCACCGCAATAAAACACTGCAACTAGGGTGGAGTAAGAATCAAATACGACCTAAAATCGTTGTATTCGAACAGAAAACAGCCCCTCGCTCAGGAAAATCCAATATAATTTTCATCATCCAGTTAAGGGTAAAGCATTGCAGGCAGTGCCTAATCGCGTTTTGCATGCATTACTATTGCTTTCCGTTAGCTTAATAATATTTTTAAACTTTTAAATCCGGTTATACAGTATGGGCCAAGACAAAAAAATAGAAAACCTGAACCTGACTGAACTTAAACAGAAGAAGATGTCTGATCTTATGGATCTGGCAGCTAAATTTAAAGTTGAAAACCCCAGCGGCATGCGCAAGCAGGAACTGATCTTCGCTCTGCTTCAGGGTTGCGCCTCCCAGAATGGCCAGATTTACGGCGAAGGTGTTCTGGAAGTCCTTCCCGACGGTTTTGGTTTCCTGCGCTCCCCGACCTACAGCTACATGCCCGGACCGGACGATATTTACGTTTCTCCTTCCCAGATCAGAAGATTCGGTCTGAGAAAAGGTGACATCATCTCCGGGCAGATCCGTCCTCCCAAAGAAGGCGAACGCTATTTCGCCCTGCTCAGGGTGAATGAGATCGGGCTCGAAGCTCCGGAACATTCCAGAAATCTGGTACTGTTCGACAACCTCACCCCCGTATACCCGGACAACCGTTTTAAAATGGAAAACGGTCCCAAAAATTTCAGCTCCCGGGTAATCGATATTCTTTCCCCCATCGGACGCGGCCAGCGTGCATTGCTCGTGGCACCGCCCCGTACAGGTAAGACAATGATGTTGCAGAACATCGCAAACTCCATCAACGCCAACCATCCTGACGTAGACCTCATCGTTCTGCTCATCGACGAACGCCCTGAAGAAGTTACCGACATGGCCAGAACTGTTAAGGCCGAAGTGGTAAGCTCCACTTTTGATGAACCTCCGCAGCGTCATGTTCAGGTTACCGAGATGGTCCTTGAAAAGGCGAAGCGCCTTGTTGAGCGTAAGCGTGACGTTGTCATCCTGCTTGACTCCATCACCCGCCTCGGCCGTGCCTACAACGCCGTAACCCCTTCCTCCGGCAGGGTTCTTTCCGGCGGTCTGGACGCAAATGCCATGCAGCGCCCCAAAAGATTTTTCGGCGCAGCCCGTAACATCGAAGAAGGCGGCAGCCTGACCATCATCGCCACCGCACTCATCGATACCGGCTCACGCATGGACGAAGTCATCTTCGAAGAGTTCAAGGGAACCGGTAACATGGACCTCTACCTTGACCGCAAACTCGCCGAAAAACGTGTATTCCCGGCTATCGACATCAACCGTTCCGGCACACGTAAAGAAGAACTCCTTCTTGATGACGGCGTACTCAACAAGGTCTGGATTCTGCGCAAGCTGCTTGCCCCCATGAACTCCATCGATTCCATGGAATTCCTGCTGGATAAGATGAAAGGCACCAAAAACAACGAAGAATTCTTCGATATGATGGGCAAATAATCAGCCCATCCCATAAAGAATTATTAACCCCGTGAGTTCTGCTCACGGGGTTTTCTTTTTGCTTCCTTTCTTTACAACCAGCCATTCAAAACTTACTCTCTTCCTAATAAATCGAAATAATCAACATCATCTCTAAATCAAATAGATTTCAGCATGCTTATCAGAAACAAAATCATCCTCCAGACCACATCATTAATACTGATCTTTTTTTTCAGTTTATGGATGACTCCGCAGGCCACAGCAAATTCTCTTTTTGGCGATTTTACGGTCAAAGACGAGATCAGGCTTGGTAAAGAATTCGACAAAATGGTTCGCAGCCGCCTTCCGGTTATTCTTGATCCTCAGATCGACGGTTATGTAAAGAACCTTGTGGACCGTATAGCCAAACATATTCCGCCCCAGCCGTTTCCCATCAAGGCCACAGTCATCCGCAACAATGCTATGAACGCCTTCGCTGTTCCGGGCGGGTATGTCTATGTTTACACAGGACTTATTCTGAACATGAAACATGAGGCAGAGCTTGCAGCGGTAATCGGTCACGAACTTGCCCACGTATCCCTGCGGCATGTGGCCCGGCGCATGGAAAAAATGAAGATGGTCAGCTTTGCCAGCATGCTCGGCACTCTGGCCGGAATGCTGGTCGGTATTGCCGGGGGAGGCAGCAATATGGGCAACCTAGGTTCAGCCATTGCCATGGGTTCCATGGGCGGTGCCAAGAGCGCATACCTGAACTACACTCAGGAAAATGAACGTGAGGCCGATCATCTGGGTATGAACTACCTTGTTGCCGCAGGCTATAATCCCGAAAGCATGGTTGATGGATTCAAGGTTATGAAACAACGCCAGTGGCATATCAGCAACACCAATATCCCGACCTACCTTTCCACTCACCCCGGACTGGATTCACGTATCGGTTATCTTGAAGACCGCTTTAAGCGCATGCCCCCGGAATATTTCAAACGCAAAAACGATGACGCCGCATTCTTCAAAGTTCAGACCCTGATCCGGGCAAGGTTAACCTCACCGGACGTTGCCCTTGCTCATTATCTGGCAATCCCTGAGAATAAAAGGACCTGTCTGGATCATCTTGGCTTGGGAATTGTTTATTCACGCACGAAAAAGTATAAATTAGCGGAACAGGAATTTAATAAGGCACGCGCCCTCTGCCCCAGCGACACCCTGATTTTAAGGGAACAGGGCCGCTTCTACTTTACCATTGGTAAGATGGATAAAGCCTCACCCTTGCTGCGCGAAGCATATTTACGAAATCCCCGTGATGTTATGGCCCTGTTTTTCATTGCCCGTATTGAAGGCGTGCGTAAAAATTACAAACAGGCCATTCTGACCATGCGCAGGGTTGCGGAAATGGTCCCCCATGATCAGGAGATCCATTACCATCTAGGACGGATGCTCGGGGAATCCGGCCACTATTTTCAAGCCCACGCCCAACTGGCATACGCAGCCTTATATGGACATGACATTAAACAGGCCCAGTTTCACCTTAAAAAGGCCGAAGGATTAGCAAAAACCAAAAAACAACGTGCAGAACTGAAAAAACTACAGGAAACAATCAACCCGAAACCGCCCGAGGAAGAGGGCAAGGGAAAGCTTGAATGATGCGGGCTTTTGAGGTAACGGTTTTCGTTTCCAAAATTCTATCTCCAAATAAAAAGTGAAGCGAACATGATCATCGCAAAATCAATAGATGAAATAATCAAGCCTGAACAAGGCGCATGCGTAACAATCGGAAACTTCGACGGGGTCCACAAAGGCCACCAGAAGCTTATCAGCAGCACCTGCAAAAAGGCTCGGGCCAACGGCCTTGCCAGCGTGGTTGTAACCTTTGACCCCCATCCGCTGCGGGTGCTGGTGAACAGCAAAACCCCGCCCTTTATCACCCTGACCTCACAGAAACTTGAGCTGATAGCCCTGCACAAGCCGGACATAATTCTGGCCCTGAATTTCACCAAGGAAATGGCCGCCCTTTCCCCTGAAGAATTTATCAAACAATACCTCATCAACCCACTGGGCATGAAAGAGATGGTGGTCGGCTACGATTATGCTCTGGGCAAAGGCCGTAGCGGCAACTATGAAACTCTTTTGGAACTGGGCCGGAAATACAAATACGGTATTGAGCGGCTCGACCCGGTAATCATCAACGATGCAGTGGTCAGTTCCTCTCGTATCCGCGACTTGGTCAGTGAAGGTAATGTCTGGGATGTGCGTCCGCTGCTGGGCCGTTTCTATCAGGTCCGAGGTGAAGTTGTGCACGGCATGAACAGAGGCGGAAGACTGCTCGGTTTCCCCACAGCCAACATCAAACTCGAAGATGAACTTTTCCCCAAAAAAGGAGTCTACGCCATCCGCGTGGAAGTTGAAGGTAAAGTCCTGCCCGGTGTTGCCAACATCGGCAAGAACCCCACCTTCGGCAATGAAGCCCTTTCCGTAGAAGCACATATTCTTGATTTTTCAGAAGATATTTACGGCAAGGACATTCGCGTCCACTTCATCCAGCGCATCCGTTCTGAAAAAAAATTCAACGGACTGGACGAACTCAAGGAACGGATCGGCATTGATATCAACCTTGCCCGCGAAATTCTTTCCTACCCTGAATCACAGGTCCGTCCCGGCCTGCATCTGAGCGAATCAGAATCAGGAGCAGAGTAATGAGCCCGTTTCTCAATGTGCATATGTGGAAAGACCTCGTCCGTTCCTACCGCAATGTCAGTCATTTCCGCTGGCTTGTTCTCGGTGTTGTGGTCGGTATACTTTCCGGCATCGTGGCCGTACTCTTTTTCGGTGCAGTAGAAGTGGGCAAACACTTTTTCATGAACCAACTGGCAGGACTTTCTCTGCCCGCCCCCGAAGGGGAAGAGCTTTTTCACGGCCCTCCCGGCGAACAGCTGCGCACCTGGACCATCCCCCTCTGCCTGACCATTGTCGGGCTGATTACCGGGTGGCTGGTCAACAAATATATTCCTGAAACCATTTCCGGCGGTACTGACGGTACTGATGCGACCATCAAATGTTTCCATCAGGGTGGTGGACTCATGAAGCCCATCGTGCCCATCATCAAAGGGATAAGTTCAGTTTTCACCATCTCCTGCGGTGGTAGTGCCGGTCGTGAAGGTCCCATCACCCAGATGGGAGCCGGGGTCGGTTCATGGCTGGCCCAGAAGCTGAAATTATCCACCAAAGAACGCCGCATCCTGCTCCTTTCCGGCGCAGCAGGCGGTCTAGGCGCAATCTTTCGTGCCCCTCTGGGCGGCGCACTGACCGCCATCGAAGTAATCTATCGCGAGGATTTTGAATCTGAGGCTATCCTGCCTTCAGTCATCTCTTCAGTGGTATCCTATTCCCTGTTCACACTTTTCTACGGCACAGAGCCGATCTTCGGTATTCCGCGCTTTGTTTTCCACGATCCGCGGGAACTGATCTTCTACATCGCGCTGGCCTTTGCCTGTACTTTTGCAGGCTGGATGTACATCCGCACTTTCCGGTTCGTCAAATACTCAGTATTCAACCAGATCAGGGACCGGGTCGGCCTCATGTGGGCCACGGCTCTCGGCGGACTGATGATGGGACTCATGGGTATGTTCTTCCCGCAGGTCCTCACCGGAGGCTACGGCTGGCTGGAAATGGCCATCATGGGTGAAATCCCGCTCATGATGATGATCGCTATCGTCATCGGCAAGACCGTCGCCACATCCATGACCATCGGTTCGGGAATGTCCGGCGGTATGTTCGCGCCCGCGCTTTTCGTAGGCGGCATGTCCGGCGGTATCGTAGGTCAGCTTGCCGGAAAATATTACCCGGATATCGTCACCCAGCCCGGTGGTTACGTACTGGTCGGCATGGCAGCATTTTTCGCCGGGGTGGCAAAAGCCCCCATCGGCCCGCTGATCATGGTCTGCGAACTGACACAGGGCTACGGATTGCTGGCTCCGCTCATGCTCGCCTCCGCGCTGTGCATCGTGCTGGGACGCAGTTTCTCCCTCTATGAGCATCAGGTGGAAAGTAAATTCGATTCCCCGGCCCACATTGAGGATAAGACCATCAATATCCTTGAAGGCTTACACGTGGATACCCATTACAAACCGGGCCGCGTAACCACACTCGAAGAAGGGACCACGCTCAAGGCATTGACCGATATCATCGCCAACACCAACGAGCTATACTTCCCGGTCAAAAATGACGAAGGAATCATCACCGGAATCCTGACCATCCAGAATGTCAGGAACCATCTCTTCAACCCGGACCTCTTCGACCTCATCCTCACCAAGGATCTGGCCACCAAGCCCGCCACACTTAAAGCGGGTGACGATCTCTACACAGCCCTGCTCCAATTCGTAGACAGCGACTACGGTCAGATTCCGGTTGTAAGCGAGGACGATCCCAACAAGATCATCGGGATCATCAACAGGGAGAATGTGTTCCGCGCTTATGCCAAGGCTGTTAAGGAGTTGCGGGAAGCTGCGGAGTAAGGATTGGACTCTCTATTAGTAAGACAGAAAAAATCTCCCTCTCGCATTATGCGGGAGGG includes:
- a CDS encoding bifunctional riboflavin kinase/FAD synthetase, whose product is MIIAKSIDEIIKPEQGACVTIGNFDGVHKGHQKLISSTCKKARANGLASVVVTFDPHPLRVLVNSKTPPFITLTSQKLELIALHKPDIILALNFTKEMAALSPEEFIKQYLINPLGMKEMVVGYDYALGKGRSGNYETLLELGRKYKYGIERLDPVIINDAVVSSSRIRDLVSEGNVWDVRPLLGRFYQVRGEVVHGMNRGGRLLGFPTANIKLEDELFPKKGVYAIRVEVEGKVLPGVANIGKNPTFGNEALSVEAHILDFSEDIYGKDIRVHFIQRIRSEKKFNGLDELKERIGIDINLAREILSYPESQVRPGLHLSESESGAE
- a CDS encoding chloride channel protein; the encoded protein is MSPFLNVHMWKDLVRSYRNVSHFRWLVLGVVVGILSGIVAVLFFGAVEVGKHFFMNQLAGLSLPAPEGEELFHGPPGEQLRTWTIPLCLTIVGLITGWLVNKYIPETISGGTDGTDATIKCFHQGGGLMKPIVPIIKGISSVFTISCGGSAGREGPITQMGAGVGSWLAQKLKLSTKERRILLLSGAAGGLGAIFRAPLGGALTAIEVIYREDFESEAILPSVISSVVSYSLFTLFYGTEPIFGIPRFVFHDPRELIFYIALAFACTFAGWMYIRTFRFVKYSVFNQIRDRVGLMWATALGGLMMGLMGMFFPQVLTGGYGWLEMAIMGEIPLMMMIAIVIGKTVATSMTIGSGMSGGMFAPALFVGGMSGGIVGQLAGKYYPDIVTQPGGYVLVGMAAFFAGVAKAPIGPLIMVCELTQGYGLLAPLMLASALCIVLGRSFSLYEHQVESKFDSPAHIEDKTINILEGLHVDTHYKPGRVTTLEEGTTLKALTDIIANTNELYFPVKNDEGIITGILTIQNVRNHLFNPDLFDLILTKDLATKPATLKAGDDLYTALLQFVDSDYGQIPVVSEDDPNKIIGIINRENVFRAYAKAVKELREAAE